The Lactobacillus acidophilus DNA segment ATCAAATAGTTAATTTGTTAATTGAAATTCGTGATTCCGGCGCTTTAAAAAATGGTAGCTTTAAATCACAAGCTTCTAAACTTTCAAGTCAAATTCAAAATGGTGCTAAGAACATCTTTAACAAATTTAATACACAAGAAAATCGTAGTTGGTTACAACAATTGTGGGACAATGTTGTAAACTTCTTCAGTCATATTTTCGGTTAATAATTAAGGCATGATTATCAAAATGATAGTCATGCCTTTGCTTTTACATTTTCTTATCCATATAGCGATTTAACTCATGATCTACAAATTCATTACCACGATTATTCGCATGCCCCTTAGTCCATTTAAACGTGCTATCTGGGAAATGTTTTAATAATTCATCTAATTCTTTCCATTCAGATACATTCTTAAGTGGGCCAGATGATCGTTTCCAACCGCGCTTCTTCCAACCTTCTAACCAGTGATTATTAATAGCATTTAAAACATACTGAGAATCAAGCACAAATAATAAATGTTTTTCGTTAAAACCTAACTCTATCAACTTCTTCAATGCATTGATCAAAGCAGTTTGTTCCATTTGATTATTAGTTGCTCCATATTCCCCACCAGCATCGTGAACGGATTGGCTATCCCATTCAATTAAATATGCCCAAGCAGCCTTGTCAGTCTTTTTAACATGACCACCTTTAAATACACCAGTATTACGCGTACCACCATCTGTATAAATTGTCGCAAAATATTTAGTAGAACTACTTTTAGCTTTAGTATTTATTGGATTAGTTGCATCAACCGCTTTACTTTTTTGCTTTATTTTCTCTACTGCATTTTCTAATGTATCATTATCAGGTTCAATTAAATCTTCATGGACATCTGCAAATTCAATTGCATCAGTAATATTTTTAAAAGATTTATATTCTGCACCGGAAAAGCCATCAACTTGTGCTTTTGCTTCATCCCAAGTGCGATACATACCTGGTTTACGTCCTTTTTTTACTGCAAAAAATTTCATCGATATCTACCCCAAGAAAAAAATTACACCACAATGGTAAAATGTATTTATTCTAATTAATTATAAAAGATTTTGACAAGAAGGTGGCAAAAGATGTTCTTTAATACAAAAAAATATGCAGAAGAAGCCGAAAAAAATAATCGACACGATCTCGAGCAAGAACCCAGCATGTTTAACATGATTTCTTTAGGGTTAATTGCCACCTTTGCACCTACAAGAATATTCTTAAAATTACATAAACGTCATATTGAAAATAAGGCCATAATTGAAAAAAGTACGGAAAAACAAGTTCCAATTATCTATTTTCACGGTTTTCGTGGCGGTGACTATACCACCAATGTCATGATTCAACATGCCACTTCAGACAAGGGAAACAAAAAATTTCTAAAAGTAACTGTAGATTTACTAGGCAATTTCAAACTAGAAGGTACTTGGACTGGCGATAAGCACCCCATCGTTCAAGTAGCCTTTAGACAAAGAATTGTCGGAATTTATGGTATTGATTACTATTTAAGCTTTGTTTTACCATTTTTATCTAAAAGATATGGATTTAAAAACTATATTGCCGTTGCTCACTCATTAGCCTGTCCTTGCATTATTAGAACAGAAATGAAGCACTACTTAAGTAAATCGTTTCCGCATTTAACAAAATGTGCTTTAATTGCGGGGCCCTTCAATGGAGTTACTTATTTGGGCGATGTTCCTAATGTTAATCTTTTAAACGAAAATGGACGCCCTAATATGATGAACCCACATTATCTATATCTCTTATTTAATAGAAGAAAATTCAATCCTAATATCTCAGTTTTAAATATCTATGGTAATGTATTGGATAATACAAATACTGACAAATTTATTTCAGTTGTTTCTGCCAAAAGTATTCGCTATATTTTGGCTCCTAAAGCTCACTTTTATCAAGAAGTTGAAGTTCGTGGTAAAAACGACGCTGAGCATAGTTGGATGCATGATAATCCGTTTGTAATTGATATTGTTGATAAATTTCTTAATTTAAAAAAGTAATTTTTATTTTGGAGGAGAACTATGGTCTGGTGGCACGACTTTATCAGAATTATCTTTATTACTAACACGATCTTAGCTTTTTACATTGTTTTCCATCGTAGACGTTCAGTATCAACAACCTGGGCTTGGTTAATTATTTTGCTCATTTTCCCTATCGTTGGAATTACACTTTACGCATTTTTTGGTCGTGGTATTTCCCAGGAAAACATTTTTGCAATTAACAAACAGCACCACATTGGCTTACGTAATGTACAAAAATCCATTGCAAAAGCTCCTAAAAAAACAAGTCCTTCAGATACATCAAATATAGGACAAATTGCCATCAACTTTTTTAATCAAGATGATGAAGCTCCTGTAACCAAAAATAATAATGTAAAACTATATACAGAAGGCAATACTTTTTTTCATGATATGTTAAAAGATATTGTTAGGGCAAAAGAAACTATCAATATTGAATTTTATACTTTTTATAATGATGACATCGGTAATCGTGTCCTGCAGCTATTGATAAAAAAAGCACAACAAGGTGTTAAAGTTCGCGTTGTCTATGATGCATGGGGATCAATGGGAGCTACTAAAGCTTGGTTTGACCAATTACGCAAAGCCGGTGGTAAAGTTCTCCCCTTTATCACATCAAGAAATATGATTACGAGATATCGGATCAATTACCACCTACACCGAAAAATTGTTGTTATCGATGGTAAGATTTCTTGGACTGGTGGTTTCAACATCGGGGATCAATACTTAGGAAGAAAAAAGAAATTTGGTCATTGGCGTGATAGTCAGGTACGTATTGTTGGTTCCGCCTCACTTTTATTACAAGAACGATTTGTCATGGATTGGAACGCTTCTATAAATAATGATGATGAGATTATTCGCTTTAATTCCACTTTATTTCCTGATCTTGACGAAAAGAATATTCATCAAGATGACGTTGCCACACAGATTATTTCAGATGGACCGGATCGTTATACATCTTATATGCGTAACGGCATGATGCGTCTAATGCTACTTGCTAGGAACCGCTTGTGGGTACAAACGCCTTACTTAATTCCTGATGATGCAGTTTTTGCAACTTGGCAAACTATCGCCATGTCTGGAGTTGACGTCAGAATTATGATTCCATGCAAGCCAGACCATCCATTCATCTATCGTGCAACTCAATGGTATGCCAATGAATTAACACGTTTCGGCGTAAAAATTTATATTTATGAAGATGGATTTTTACACGCTAAAACTACTATTATTGATGATAACTTCTCCTCAGTGGGTTCAATGAACCAGGACTATCGATCATACAGTCTTAATTTTGAGGATAATGCTATTTTTTATGATAAAAATTTCAATAAAAAAATGGCTGAGGCTTTTGAAGAAGACATGAAAAAAAGTCACCTGCTTACTCCTGAAGAAATAAAAAAGCAAGGTCGCTGGCTGCGAACCTTACAAAGTTTCTCTCGTATGCTTTCACCAATTCTGTAGCAATTAAGCTTGAATTTCAACTGGAATATTTTTGTCAATATATTTTTGAAGTGCTGGCAATACTTCATTAATTTGAACACGAAAACGCATCATATAAGCCCTATTGTTATTGGTTCTGAAAAGTGCCATTACTAAGGGCTTATTTTGATTAGGAACATTAATTATCGTGATATTAGCGATTTCCTCATATTTAACTGTTCTTTTAAAATAGCCTGAGACAACCATTCTTTTTGTACTAAAACCAGAAAATCCATCTACAATACTAATTAATAAGAATAAGGCTAAAAATACGTTCAAGCCTGGATCACCTTTTTCAATGTAATTCCATGTAAATCCTAGCCAAATAAAAATAATTGCCCAAATAATTGAGGAGATACGGTAACGCCCGCTAAATTCTATCTTTGCTTGCCAATACCAGCTATAGCAAGCATAAGCCAACATTAATATATTAACTATAATGTAAAAATAAGACATGTATGTCATAAAACTTCTCCTCAATTGTTATATTTCTTTCCATTATAACAAAGCACTGATTTATAATTAAATTAAACAGACCTATGAGAGTAAATATTATGAAGCCAAATGATATAACTGAATTACAAAAAGATATTGATCAAGCAAAACATATTACATTTTTAACTGGTGCTGGAGTATCTACCCATTCGGGCATCCCAGATTATCGTTCTAAAAATGGTATCTATAATGGTATTAAAGAAAGTCCTGAAACTATTTTAAGTGAAGCCACACTTTTTCATCGTCCAGAACTTTTCTACAATTTTGTGATGGAAAACATGTATTTTCCAAGTGCTCAGCCCAATTTAATCCATAAAAAAATTGCCCAATTGTGTAGTCAAAAAGGAGATTTAATTACGCAAAATATTGATGGTTTAGATACAAAAGCAGGAAATACTCACGTCACAGAATTTCATGGCAATTTATATAATATTTATTGTACTAAGTGCCACCAACAAGTTTCATACTCAGAGTATGCCAATGGCTATCTTCATAAAAATTGCGGCGGAATTATTCGTCCTGGTATAGTACTTTATGGAGAAGCAATTAATCCTGAAGTATTAAACGTTTCGATTAACAATATGCAAAAATCTGATTTAATCATTATTAGCGGAACAAGTTTTGTCGTCTATCCTTTTGCCCAATTATTAGCATATAAAAAAGGATCTGCCAAAATCTACTCTATTAATAAAACTGCCATCCCTGCTCCACAAGTTACACAAATTATCGGGGATGCTCTTGATGTATTTAAGCAATTGAATTAAAATGACTGGTTTGTTATTCTAAGAATACCAGCTTTTTTCATGTATATGGGTGGTGAAAACATGACAGATTTTTTTATTATGATTATGTTACGATTGATTCTTGGACGTATTTCTTAACTGCATCTGAGTTCGGCTTAACTTATGTTGGCCTTAAAGGAGACGAAACTGTCTCTCCTATTTTTAGCTTTTATCCTCATAGAATGCTAATTCACGATCCTAAGCGATTAGAACCTTATACTACACAATTAAAGGAATACTTCGCAGGCACTAGAAAAGAATTTGATGTTCCAATCGATATTTCTAAATTCGGAACCGAATTTCAAAGAAAAGTACTAGAAGTTGTCAAAAAAATTCCTTATGGTCTTACTGTAAGTTACGGCACAGTAGCAGCTGGATTACCAGATGCTACTTCTTCACGATCGGTAGCCCATGCAGTAGCTCTAAATCCTGTATTAATTTTTATTCCAGACCATCGAGTTATTTTATCTAATAACAAGGTAGGAACATACCGTCTAGGTCAAAAAGAAAAACTTAAGTTAATAGAATTAGAAAAGAGTCATTTACATGGCAATTCTTAAAATGTATGCTCCATTTTTTGATGGTAACAATTGGTTGCATGTTTTAACAAGCGGCAAGGACTGGATGATCATTCTGACTTTAATTATTATGGAATGTCTTCTTTCAGTTGATAATGCTGTAGTTTTAGCAGCTCAAACACAGGTACTACCCACAAAAAGTGAGAAAGAAAAATCCTTATTATACGGACTTTGGGGAGCATATCTTTTTAGATTCATTGTAATTGGAATAGGTACTTATTTAATTAACTTCTGGGAAATCAAATTAGCCGGTAGTATATATCTATTCTATTTATCAATTAAATTCTTCTATGATCAACGCCACCCTAAAGAAGTTGTTGAACACGAAAAAGAAAAAGAAGCCCGTGAAAAAGCACACTATAAAAATAAAAAGAAGAAAAAACACGTTCTTTCACTTTTTTGGCGAACGGTTATTTCGATTGAATCAATGGATATTGTTTTCTCAATTGACTCTGTTCTTGCAGCATTAGCTATTTCGGATAATCCCGTAGTTGTTTTGATTGGTGGAATGATCGGTATCCTCTGCATGAGAGGTGTAGCCGAAATTATAATTAAATTAATGGATATAATTCCAGAATTAGAACCTATGGCTTACGTTTTAATTGGAATTATTGCATTAAAATTATTATTAGCTCTGCCACCACTTAAATGGGAAATGCCAAATACGGCATTTGCAATTATCGTATTTGCAATATTGGGTTTAACTATTATTTTCCACTTCTGGCGTGTTAAAAAACATGGACATAAACATTTATAAGCAAAAACCTAATCTTGATAATGAGATTAGGTTTTTGCTTATTTGCTTATAGGTGATTTTCTACATATTTTTTCAGCACCACAGCTTGATTATGTTCTCTATTTTTCGCACCGTAGAGAAACAACACATCGTCAGATTTCAACTTATTCCGCACTATTTTAATAAATTCAGTTGTGAAATTATTATCATCTAGTTCATTAATATATTTTGCTTTGAACTCAGGGAATTTTTCGTCTTCATGATTAAACCATTTTCTTAATTCATTTGTTGGACCAATTTGCTTAGCCCATTCATCCAAGTTTGCTTTGACTTTACTTATTCCACGTGGCCACATCCGATCAACCAAAATTCGGTAGCCTCCTGGTTGTTCATGATCATAAATTCGTACTAATTTAATTTCCGTCATTTGAAATTCCTCGTTTCTTCTTTTAGTGTATTACTAAAAGATGAATTTAGAAACAACGAGGCACTTTATGAATTACGCAGAATATTTTACTAATCGATCTACCGATGAAATTACTCGTGACTTAATCGGACGGCCACTTACTTTTAATGATGGACAAGAAAAACTCGGCGGCTATATCGTAGAAGCAGAAGCTTACATGGGCAAACTTGATCGTGCTGCTCATTCATATGGCGGCCATCGCAGCCCGGCCAATGAAGGTCTTTACCGCACCGGTGGTACTATTTATATTTATGCCCAACGCCAGTATTTTTTCTTCGATGTTGCTTGCCAAGAAGAAAATGAACCACAAGGTGTGTTGGTTCGTGCCATCGATCCTGCTTGGGGTATTGATTCTATGATCAAAAATAGAAATGGAAAAAGCGGTGTACTTATTACTAATGGTCCTGCTAAAATGATGCAGGCTTTTGGGATTCATGATAAAAATTGGAATCTACATTTTCTTTCTGATTCTCCGTTTACCATTGATTTAGCCGACAATCATAAGCGCATTGCCCAGGAAATAATTGCAGATAAACGCGTCGGTATCAACCAATCTGATCCTATTTGGGCAAACAAAAAACTGCGTTATTATGTTGCTGGAAATCCTTACGTTTCAGATATGAAGAAAAGAGATTACGCTTCCAATAATGGTTGGACTTGACAAATATATATTTTTCCTTTAATCTGTTTGTCAGTTAAATAATTTTCCAATGCAATAGAGGTTGCGACAATCACAAGGTATTTTGGAGTCCGCGAAGATGAAGAAGAATATCTCAGGGTTGCCGCCGAAATGGATTCAATATTCGCGTATTAATCTGTTGGGCTACAGGAGCATATCCTGCAGACTGTCTCGGTTAGTCCCCGAGGAGCGCTATAAGATTTGGTTTGAACACTAATGATTATTATCCTCGTTTGTTTTGGCAAGCGAGGTTTTTATTTACGCTTTATTGTATTGGCTTTGGATTAAAAACTATTTTTGGAGGTTTTTACAATTGAAGTCAAGATTTAGATGGATTGCTGCATTAATGACAGTACTCCTTAGTATTTTTATCGGATTCAACTTTAACAGCCATTCAACTCAAGCTGCTAAAAAAGATTCTGGTACATTAAAGATTGGTATGGAAGCCAATTACCCACCTTACAACTGGACTCAACCAACTAAAACAAATGGTGCAGTTCCAATTGATGGCTCTAATTCATATGCAAATGGTTATGATGTTCAAATTGCCAAAATTATTGGTAAAAGACTTCATAAAAAAGTTGTAGTTGAAAAGACTCAATGGGATGGTCTTCTTCCTGCTTTAACTTCAGGTAAGATCGATTTGATCATTGCCGGTATGTCACCTACTGCTGAAAGACGTAAAGCAATTAACTTCTCAGAACCTTACCGTAAGAGCACATTTGTTGTAATTACTAACAAGGCAAGTAAATATTCAAACGCCAAGAAGCTATCTGACTTCAAAGGTGCTAAATTAACTGCACAACAAGGTACTTTGCACTACGACTTGATCAAGCAGTTAAAGGGTTCTAAGAGAGAACCAGCTATGCGTGATTTTTCAGCCATGCGTCAAAGTCTTTCATCAGGTACAATTGATGGCTACGTTGCTGAAGATATTGAATTTGAAAGTTACCACAATGTTAACCCTAATATTATTGCCATTAACTTAAATAAGATGGCTGGTTTTAAGGTTGATCATGATGACTCTGTTACAAGTATTGGTGTAAAGAAAGGCAACACTAAACTTTTAAACGAAGTTAACGCCACTTTAAGAACCATTTCTAACAAAAAGCGTGATCAATTGATGTCACAAGCTATTAGAGAACAACCTAAGGCTGGTAACGAAACCAAGAATGAAAATTGGCTTGTTACTACTTGGAAGCAATACGGTGGCATGATTATGTCAGGTATTGGCATGACATTACTTTTGGCTCTAGTTGGTACCATCGTCGGTTTCTTCATCGGCTTACTTGTAGGTATTGTTCGTACTATCCCTACTCCAACTACTCGTGGTAAGCGCTGGGCTTTAAACTTTGTTAAATGGTTATTGTCAGTTTATGTTGAAATCTTCCGTGGTACTCCAATGATGGTTCAAGCTGCAGTAATTTATTATGGTATTGCTCAATTCTGGCACTTAAACTTGAACAGAACTGTTGCCGCTTTAATTATCGTTTCTATTAACACTGGTGCTTACCTTGCCGAAGTTATTCGTGGTGGTATTATTTCAACTCCAGAAGGACAATTCGAAGCAGCTAGTGCTCTCGGTATGACTCACAACCAAAGAATGTGGCATATTATCTTACCTCAAGCTATTAAGAATTGTTTACCTTCAATTACTAACGAATTTATCGTTAATATTAAGGATACTTCAGTATTGAGTATTATCTCAGTTTCAGAATTATTCTTCGTTGGTACAACAATTGCCAGTCAATCATTCAAGTTCTTCCCAACTTATTTGATGATTTCAGCAATCTACTTAATTTTGACATTTACTATTACTAGAATCTTTAACTTTATTGAAAAGCGACTTGAAGGTAATAAGAATTACAACTTGATGGCCAACCAAGTTCAAGTTGGTACTCCAAAAGATGCGGAGGCAAATAACTAATGACTGAATCAAACGAAACAATTATTTCTTTAAAACATATGCAAAAGGCCTATGGCAGTCACCAAGTCTTAAAAGATATCTCTGTTGATATCAAAAAAGGCGAGATTGTAACTATTATTGGTCCTTCCGGTGGTGGTAAGTCAACTACTCTTCGTTGCATCAACTTACTTGAAGAACCTACCGGCGGAGAAATTGATTTCCACGGCGAAAATATTTTAAAACCTGGTTATAATCGCAATGCTTTCAGATCAAAGGTGGGTATGGTTTTCCAACAATTCGATTTATTTGAAAATAAGAATGTGTTAGAAAACTGCATGATCGGTCAAGAATTAGTTCTTAAGCGTTCCAAAGACGAGGCACGTAAGATTGCTATGGAAAACTTAGAAAAAGTTGGTATGGGGCCATTTATCAAGGCCAAGCCACAACAATTATCAGGTGGACAACAGCAACGTGTAGCTATTGCTCGTGCGATTTCAATGAATCCAGAAGTTTTACTCTTTGATGAACCAACTAGTGCCCTTGACCCTGAAATGGTTGGTGAAGTGCTAGATGTTATGCAAAAACTAGCTACAACCGGTTTAACAATGGCAATCGTTACTCACGAAATGGGCTTTGCTAAGAGTATCTCAGACCGTGTATTATTTATTAGTGACGGTGTAATTACTGAACAAGGTTCACCCGCTCAAATCTTTGATAATCCGCAAAATGAAAAGACTCAAAAGTTCTTAAGTAACTTTAGAAAAATGGATTTTTAGATATTAACAAACGAGAAGTAAGCAAACTTCTCGTTTGTTTAGTTTATAATTAAGAAAAATTATTTGGAGGAAAAATATGAATGAAAAAGTATATTACTTCATCAAGTCTTATGATGATAGTTTACCCATGCCACCCGCAGAAAGTTTTGGTCAAATTCTAAATGAAACTTACTTACATCCCTTTGATTGGAGTGCTAGAACAACACGTAAATCCTACTGGTGGAGTGTTTTAATCAACTTCATTCTTTCCATTTTATGTATTGTGCTTGGTTTCTATGCTTTTAATAAAAACATCAATCCCGGTATTAGAGTAATTGATGCCGTTGTCGCCATTGTAGTCTATCTCTGGGTATTTCTAGCAGGTCTTGGTCAAATGGTCCGTCGTTTGCACGATGTTGGCTATAGCGGCTACTGGTATTGGTCTACATTTACTGGCTACGGCACAATGTTTCTATTTTATTTAGCACTGCAGCCTTCAGCTCAGCGCAAAGTAAAGTGGGGTAAATACTTATTTAGCGATCAAGATTATCCCGAAGGAAAAAAAGAAAAAGTTCCCGTGCCAACAATCGGACAAATTTTGAAGGAACATTTCTTTGACTGCTTTAATTGGGATGCCAGATCTACTAGAACATCATTTTGGGTAGGTACTGCTATTAATCAAGTGGTTATGGTAATCGGTGTGCTTGCATGCTACTTGATTGCTTTCTTGCTTTTTCTTCCATTCAGGGTCACTGGCTTAAACTCTGACGATTCAAAAGTCATTGCTGTATTCTTCATCATTTTCCTTATTTTCTTCGCTGCTGTAACCATTTGGGCATTCTTAGCACAATTAGGTCACACTGTTCGTCGTTTGCACGATGCTGGTTTTAATGGTGGCTGGTGGTGGTTAAGCGTAATTCCTTACGTTGGACAATTACTTTTAGCATTCTTGCTATTCCACCCTACCGTTAAAAATGAAGTTAAGTGGAACAAATATTTATTTGATCCTGAAGATCGAATTAGATAAGCAAAAAA contains these protein-coding regions:
- a CDS encoding ribonuclease H family protein; translation: MKFFAVKKGRKPGMYRTWDEAKAQVDGFSGAEYKSFKNITDAIEFADVHEDLIEPDNDTLENAVEKIKQKSKAVDATNPINTKAKSSSTKYFATIYTDGGTRNTGVFKGGHVKKTDKAAWAYLIEWDSQSVHDAGGEYGATNNQMEQTALINALKKLIELGFNEKHLLFVLDSQYVLNAINNHWLEGWKKRGWKRSSGPLKNVSEWKELDELLKHFPDSTFKWTKGHANNRGNEFVDHELNRYMDKKM
- a CDS encoding alpha/beta hydrolase, with the translated sequence MFFNTKKYAEEAEKNNRHDLEQEPSMFNMISLGLIATFAPTRIFLKLHKRHIENKAIIEKSTEKQVPIIYFHGFRGGDYTTNVMIQHATSDKGNKKFLKVTVDLLGNFKLEGTWTGDKHPIVQVAFRQRIVGIYGIDYYLSFVLPFLSKRYGFKNYIAVAHSLACPCIIRTEMKHYLSKSFPHLTKCALIAGPFNGVTYLGDVPNVNLLNENGRPNMMNPHYLYLLFNRRKFNPNISVLNIYGNVLDNTNTDKFISVVSAKSIRYILAPKAHFYQEVEVRGKNDAEHSWMHDNPFVIDIVDKFLNLKK
- the cls gene encoding cardiolipin synthase, with amino-acid sequence MVWWHDFIRIIFITNTILAFYIVFHRRRSVSTTWAWLIILLIFPIVGITLYAFFGRGISQENIFAINKQHHIGLRNVQKSIAKAPKKTSPSDTSNIGQIAINFFNQDDEAPVTKNNNVKLYTEGNTFFHDMLKDIVRAKETINIEFYTFYNDDIGNRVLQLLIKKAQQGVKVRVVYDAWGSMGATKAWFDQLRKAGGKVLPFITSRNMITRYRINYHLHRKIVVIDGKISWTGGFNIGDQYLGRKKKFGHWRDSQVRIVGSASLLLQERFVMDWNASINNDDEIIRFNSTLFPDLDEKNIHQDDVATQIISDGPDRYTSYMRNGMMRLMLLARNRLWVQTPYLIPDDAVFATWQTIAMSGVDVRIMIPCKPDHPFIYRATQWYANELTRFGVKIYIYEDGFLHAKTTIIDDNFSSVGSMNQDYRSYSLNFEDNAIFYDKNFNKKMAEAFEEDMKKSHLLTPEEIKKQGRWLRTLQSFSRMLSPIL
- a CDS encoding NAD-dependent protein deacylase, with the protein product MKPNDITELQKDIDQAKHITFLTGAGVSTHSGIPDYRSKNGIYNGIKESPETILSEATLFHRPELFYNFVMENMYFPSAQPNLIHKKIAQLCSQKGDLITQNIDGLDTKAGNTHVTEFHGNLYNIYCTKCHQQVSYSEYANGYLHKNCGGIIRPGIVLYGEAINPEVLNVSINNMQKSDLIIISGTSFVVYPFAQLLAYKKGSAKIYSINKTAIPAPQVTQIIGDALDVFKQLN
- a CDS encoding methylated-DNA--[protein]-cysteine S-methyltransferase, which produces MDSWTYFLTASEFGLTYVGLKGDETVSPIFSFYPHRMLIHDPKRLEPYTTQLKEYFAGTRKEFDVPIDISKFGTEFQRKVLEVVKKIPYGLTVSYGTVAAGLPDATSSRSVAHAVALNPVLIFIPDHRVILSNNKVGTYRLGQKEKLKLIELEKSHLHGNS
- a CDS encoding TerC family protein; its protein translation is MAILKMYAPFFDGNNWLHVLTSGKDWMIILTLIIMECLLSVDNAVVLAAQTQVLPTKSEKEKSLLYGLWGAYLFRFIVIGIGTYLINFWEIKLAGSIYLFYLSIKFFYDQRHPKEVVEHEKEKEAREKAHYKNKKKKKHVLSLFWRTVISIESMDIVFSIDSVLAALAISDNPVVVLIGGMIGILCMRGVAEIIIKLMDIIPELEPMAYVLIGIIALKLLLALPPLKWEMPNTAFAIIVFAILGLTIIFHFWRVKKHGHKHL
- a CDS encoding DUF488 domain-containing protein, coding for MTEIKLVRIYDHEQPGGYRILVDRMWPRGISKVKANLDEWAKQIGPTNELRKWFNHEDEKFPEFKAKYINELDDNNFTTEFIKIVRNKLKSDDVLFLYGAKNREHNQAVVLKKYVENHL
- a CDS encoding DNA-3-methyladenine glycosylase, encoding MNYAEYFTNRSTDEITRDLIGRPLTFNDGQEKLGGYIVEAEAYMGKLDRAAHSYGGHRSPANEGLYRTGGTIYIYAQRQYFFFDVACQEENEPQGVLVRAIDPAWGIDSMIKNRNGKSGVLITNGPAKMMQAFGIHDKNWNLHFLSDSPFTIDLADNHKRIAQEIIADKRVGINQSDPIWANKKLRYYVAGNPYVSDMKKRDYASNNGWT
- a CDS encoding ABC transporter substrate-binding protein/permease — translated: MKSRFRWIAALMTVLLSIFIGFNFNSHSTQAAKKDSGTLKIGMEANYPPYNWTQPTKTNGAVPIDGSNSYANGYDVQIAKIIGKRLHKKVVVEKTQWDGLLPALTSGKIDLIIAGMSPTAERRKAINFSEPYRKSTFVVITNKASKYSNAKKLSDFKGAKLTAQQGTLHYDLIKQLKGSKREPAMRDFSAMRQSLSSGTIDGYVAEDIEFESYHNVNPNIIAINLNKMAGFKVDHDDSVTSIGVKKGNTKLLNEVNATLRTISNKKRDQLMSQAIREQPKAGNETKNENWLVTTWKQYGGMIMSGIGMTLLLALVGTIVGFFIGLLVGIVRTIPTPTTRGKRWALNFVKWLLSVYVEIFRGTPMMVQAAVIYYGIAQFWHLNLNRTVAALIIVSINTGAYLAEVIRGGIISTPEGQFEAASALGMTHNQRMWHIILPQAIKNCLPSITNEFIVNIKDTSVLSIISVSELFFVGTTIASQSFKFFPTYLMISAIYLILTFTITRIFNFIEKRLEGNKNYNLMANQVQVGTPKDAEANN
- a CDS encoding amino acid ABC transporter ATP-binding protein, which encodes MTESNETIISLKHMQKAYGSHQVLKDISVDIKKGEIVTIIGPSGGGKSTTLRCINLLEEPTGGEIDFHGENILKPGYNRNAFRSKVGMVFQQFDLFENKNVLENCMIGQELVLKRSKDEARKIAMENLEKVGMGPFIKAKPQQLSGGQQQRVAIARAISMNPEVLLFDEPTSALDPEMVGEVLDVMQKLATTGLTMAIVTHEMGFAKSISDRVLFISDGVITEQGSPAQIFDNPQNEKTQKFLSNFRKMDF
- a CDS encoding DUF805 domain-containing protein, whose translation is MNEKVYYFIKSYDDSLPMPPAESFGQILNETYLHPFDWSARTTRKSYWWSVLINFILSILCIVLGFYAFNKNINPGIRVIDAVVAIVVYLWVFLAGLGQMVRRLHDVGYSGYWYWSTFTGYGTMFLFYLALQPSAQRKVKWGKYLFSDQDYPEGKKEKVPVPTIGQILKEHFFDCFNWDARSTRTSFWVGTAINQVVMVIGVLACYLIAFLLFLPFRVTGLNSDDSKVIAVFFIIFLIFFAAVTIWAFLAQLGHTVRRLHDAGFNGGWWWLSVIPYVGQLLLAFLLFHPTVKNEVKWNKYLFDPEDRIR